The following DNA comes from Anopheles coustani chromosome 2, idAnoCousDA_361_x.2, whole genome shotgun sequence.
TCGCCAGTTCCACAAGGGCATTGCGCTGTTGAATGCCGTCGTCAGCTACCCGGACCCACCGCCACCGGCCGCCACGATCGAGGAAAAGCTGGACTACTGCGAGCTGGTACTGGCCGAGCTGGAAGCGCAACTCCCGCGAAAGTCCCTGTTCCGCTGGCTGTTCCACGATCGCATTCGGCTCGCGTCGGGCTACGAGAAGGAGTTCCGATTTTCGTACGATTGGTATCCCTACCTTCACGAGAGGGACTGAGCAACCTTTCTTTCGCTAATTGAAACCGATTTGACAGATctttaattataaaaataaataaaaaccgtTCTGCTGCtcaacaaaacatacaaatatTCTTTTACTTTGGATATCTTCTCCTTCGGGTCTGTTCGGGAAAATTGTCCCCACTCTCATCGGGGCACTTCGGGAAGACTTTCACTCCAGCAGGTGAAAGGGGTTTTCCTGATCGTACCGAAGGTTTCATGCACGATCACCTCACCAACTGCAAGCATAAGTTCTTGAGCCACCCGAGAAGCAACACGTCCCAGCCGTAACATGCGTACCATCCTTAGTGTTCTCTGCGTGGCGATCGTAGCCCTCGCCCTGGCGCCACCTCCACCGGTGGAGGCCGGCCGCATCCCCGAGGAGCTGGACAACCGCCTGGCGGAGATGATTAAATGGTTCGAGGCACGCATTCCCATCTACCAGAAGGCGAACTATCTGCTGAAGAAGCTCGGCGTCGAGGTGGCGAAGCTGTCGGACCTGCACAACGGCATCGACTTCTACTACCAGGGATGGTCGGATCTGGAGTACTTCGGAGGACCAGGTAGTGGAATTCCGTCGAAACGAACACCCCAGCTGCGCGTGGTAAAGGTGACGAACGATGAGGTGGACCTGAAGCCGGTCGAGGAAGTCGTGAGGAAGGCACTGGAGAAACGCACGGTGAAGAACATTTTGCAGCTCAGCCCGGAAATCAAGAGCGCCTTCAAGAAAATAATGCACAAAAAACAGTAACGACCCCCGAAACGAGACAGTTTGGATAAATGCGTTGAAATAAATAGTTATGCttagaataattgaaacatGTGTTCTATTTGTTAgttattgaattgaaatttgatAGAAGATATGTtgttgagaaaacaaaaatcatataAAAGTTGTGTAAAACACGCGGGTATAAGTCCTAAATTCTCAAATTTAGAAGAAGAATTGCAAGTAATTTATATATCATTTGTTTccttaaaactttaaaatacaaCTAAACATTGAAAGTTAAACACTGTGAACGATTGGTTGCTTTGAAAAATACTATTGAAAAGtggattttcctttctttttgaataacaaatttgCTTCAAGTTGCTAAATATATGTTTATCTGTTTGTAATACGGAAAAATATGTTctgtaaaaaatatgtatttaatGGAAATGGTAATTTtgcatgaaattgaaaaatacattttatgaTGTTTGTTTAGTATTTGATCATGCTTGCTTTATTGGGCCAATTTGTTCCATAAATTCTTAATAAGTTAATATTCTTTTCTGTATCCTATCGCTGCTTACACTATCATTCGCTGTTAGATCGATTTCGAGGCATTTGGTAATTTGTATTCCGCAAGAACCGTCCATTTATTCAAACACAATCATATACTTGTTGTTAGCGTTCTGCACGAATCGGGTGTAGTTTTGCAGCAAGTAAACGGCCGAGTACGAGACGTCAATCGTAAGCTCCATGAACTGCTTGGTGAAGTACTCGAATCGATCCATGTTGTTCCGGAATCCATAGTGACCCCCTTCGTACCCTTCCCGGCCTTCGAGAGTATCCTTCTTCTGAGCGATCCGCTTGGCGATTTCGAACATCTCCGAGTGCTGCGACGGGACGGGAGCTAGCGGGTCAAAGTTACTGTCCTCCTGCAGGACATCCAGGGTGTCCAGCGGTATCAGCTTTCCAGCGGCCGGATCGAGGCAGGTACCGGCTTTTAGAAAGGCGAACAGAACCACCGTGCACAAGACTGCAAGGGAATTCATTCTAACGATACCTGGGAATGGAGCGAGAGGTGAAAAGGGAACGATCATTAGCGGGATGAACTATCGCACaggggggaaaacaaataaaaaacaaacgagacAAACGATCCGGAGGAGAATGTTTGAAAGCATTATTCGATGGCCAAGTAATGACCGCCTTCGGGTCGGCGATCGTGCTTACCGTATGCGTATGTAGCTGCGAGTGGATGAAAGAAGAATGAAAGAGGTTCAAAGCGATCTCGCCAGCTTTATGCGTTTGCCGGTGCCAAACTTCGGGTCCCGTGGGCTCGGGACCTGGTGGCCGTTCGGTTCGCgcgaattttgttttcttttgtctttCGCGCGGTGGGTCGCCGGGAGTCCCTTCACTCGCGACTTTGCGCCAAAGTAGCCGCAACGAGACCGCGGGATCCCGGGTGGCTCATTCTATCGTCGAGTGCATTTTCGGCCAGAACGATCAGTGAGCCGTCGTAGAAAGTCATGGTAAGTCGGTGGCTACGGGAACGAAAGCTGTTTTTGATCATAACCTCATTTTTTGGGATCATTTTTTCGATGTACTTTTACAGCATTTAGTACACAGGGATCTATTTCTGTTAACGGTTTGCGTCGGGTTGGTCTTGTCAACCGACGTTGGGAAGGATACGCCGGATACGATAGTACCAACTCCACCAAATTTGGTGGTGATGGGCAATATAACGGGCGCCACCACGTCCACAACATCAGCCTTCACGGTAC
Coding sequences within:
- the LOC131262869 gene encoding uncharacterized protein LOC131262869 encodes the protein MNSLAVLCTVVLFAFLKAGTCLDPAAGKLIPLDTLDVLQEDSNFDPLAPVPSQHSEMFEIAKRIAQKKDTLEGREGYEGGHYGFRNNMDRFEYFTKQFMELTIDVSYSAVYLLQNYTRFVQNANNKYMIVFE